The Coriobacteriia bacterium region CACGCCGAACACGTCGCGCAACATCGCGGTGGTGATGACCTCGGCCGGCGACCCGACCGGGCCGAGACGGCCGTCGGCGACCACGGCGACTCGGTCGGCGTAGCGCGCCGCGAGATCGAGGTCGTGGAAGACGGCGAGCACGGCCATGCCCTCATCGGCGAGCGAACGCGTCAGGTCGAGGATCTGCATGCTGTGGTTCAGGTCCAGGTGGCTTACGGGCTCGTCGAGCAGAAGGACCGAGGGCTCCTGCGCGAGAGCTTGCGCGAGTGCAAGCCTCTGCAGATCGCCGCCGGAAAGAGCGTCCGTGGGCTTCTCGGCGAGGCGAAGCGTGTCGGTCAGGCGCATCACGCGTTCGACGATCGCGTCGTCCACGTCGCTGGGAGCAGCAAAACGCGTGAGGTGCGGGTGGCGCCCCATCGCGACGAACTCGCGGGCCGGGACCGAGAACGCGGCCGTGACCTGCTGCGGCACCACGCCGACGAGTCGCGCGCGCTCGATGGGCTGCATGCTGCGAGCATCGCGACCGGAGAGCAGCAGGGAGCCGCCGAGCAGCTCGGCGTCGCCGGTGACCGCCCGTAGCAGCGTGGACTTGCCCGCGCCGTTGGGGCCGACGAGTCCGACGACCTCGCCCGCCTCGACTGCAAGCGTCGCTGCGCACACGACGCGCTCGTGGGCGTAACCCACGTCTGCGCCGACGTACGCGATTGCGGCCGGGTCGGCGACGTGCGCCGCCGCGCTTCCCGGCGCTGCCGGAGCCGCCACACCCGCTGCCGGGTGCTCGCCGTCTGCGCGCTGCAAGCTCACGCGCGCCTCCCACGAATCAGCAGCCAGATGAAGAACGGCCCGCCGAGCACCGCGGTGACGATCCCCACGGGGATTTCGACCGGCGCCAGAATGGTCCGCGCGACAAGGTCGGCGAGGACCAACACGATTGCGCCGGCGAGGAGCGACGCTGGCAGCAGCCGTCGGTGATCGGGGCCGAGCACGAGTCGAACCATGTGCGGCGTCATCAACCCGACGAAGCCGATGAGTCCAGAGACTGCCACTGCCGCCGCCGTGAGGAGCGAGGCCGTCGCCAGTATCACAAGCTTGAAGCGCTCGACGGACAGGCCGAGGTGCCCCGCGCGCTCGTCGCCCAACAGCATGAGGTTGAGCTCTCGGGTCGAGAGCAGTGGCACGATGATGCCGATCACGAACATCGGCGCGATCATCCAGATGTACTCCCACGATGCCGCGCCGAGGCCTCCCATCATCCAGTAGACGATGGCGGCCATCTGCTGGTGTGCGAAGACCATCACGAACGAGGTGATCGCCGCCAACGTGTAGGAGAGCGCTACGCCCGCAAGCAGCAGCGACGTCGCCTCGAGTCGCCCGCCGAGCGACGCCAGCCTCACCACCAGCATCATCGTGAGCAGCGCGCCAGCGAATGCCGCGAGCGGCACGACACCGAAACGCATCGCGGTCGCGCCGGCGGTCGCGGTCAGCGCAATCATCGCGCCGAGCCCCGCTCCGCTCGAGACCCCGAGGATGTAGGGGTCGGCGAGCGGGTTGCGGAACAGCGCCTGGTACAGCGTGCCCGCTCCCGCGAGCGACGCGCCCACGAGCGCGGCGAGAAGCACTCGCGGCAGGCGCACCTGCACGATCAACGTGTCGGCCAGCCCTCCGCCACCGCCGTGCAGCGCGCGGCCCAGCGCGGCGAGCGCATCGGCTGGCGGGACGTACACCGCGCCCCACGCCACGCCGGCCACCATCGCAGCCATCAGCCCGACGACCAGCGAGGCCATCACGGCAGAGGGGGGAAGGTGTCGGCGGGCGGGCGTCATCCGTCGCTAGTGAAGCTGGATACCGGGGTGCAGTGCCAGCGCGATCGCCTTGAGGCCCTCCACGATGCGCGGACCACCACGCGACACGATGCTGTCGTCGAGAATCACCACTCGGTTGTTCTTGATCGCTGAGATCGCCGAGTAGCCCGGGCGCCTCTCGATTGACGAAGGGTCGCTCGAGGAGCCCTTTGTCGCGAGGTAGACGCTGGGGTTGGCCTTGATGAGTTGCTCGGAGGAGAAGCTGACGTAGCCCGGCTGCGTGACCACGTTCGTGCCACCGGCAAGCGTAATCAGCTCGTCCATCAGCGTGCCTTGGCCCGCCGTGAAGAGCGGGTTTTGGCCGATCTCGATGAAGGTGGAGACGGTGGGGCTGGCAGCAACGGCCGCTTCGATGCTCTGAATGTCGGCCTTCATGCCGTCGAGCAGCGTGGACGCCTTGTCGGAGGAGCCGGTCACCTTGCCGACTCGCTCGATGTCGGCATAGACGCCGGGCAGCGACTGGGGATCGAGCACGACGACGGTCGCGCCGAGCGCCTCGAGCTTCTTGACGACGTCGGCCTGCACGCCGCTCGTCGCCAAGATAAGGTCGGGCTTGGCAGCCGCGACGGCCTCGATGTTGGGGCCGGCGAAGTCGCCAACCTTGGTGATCGAGGCGACCTGGCTGGGATAGTCGTCGTAGCTCGTCACGCCCACGACCTCACTGCCGAGACCCAGCGCGAACAGTATCTCTGTGTTGGCCGGTGCGAGCGAGACGATGCGCTTCGGCTCGGCCTTGACGGTGATGCTACGGCTCGCGTCGTCGGTGATCGTCACGGGGAAGCCCGCGGCGTTGGCGGAAGTGGCTGCGGGCGTCGCGCTGCTCGAACCAGAGTTGCTGGCGCAACCTGTCAGGGCAATGGCGGCCAGTGCGGCGAAGATCGTCGCGATCAGTAGGGCCCGTGCGGTTCTGGTAGTGCGGGTCATGCGTCCTCCTTGTTGTCGGTACTACGCGGATTGACGCGTCCCGCCCAACGACAAAACCCGCCGCACGGCTTGAGAGTTCAAGCCAGGCGAGCGGGTCTTCGTGTAGGTGCGGAGCGGTTCGGGGAGTCGTGCCAGGACGGCACTCACCCGCGAGCCGGCCTCATTTCCTCGAAGGCCGCGTCGCGCATCACTCGGCAGGTCTCCTGACTTGCCCGGGCAAGATCGCACAGGCTTCACAGTGGCGGGTACCGTCCCGGATTTTCACCGGGTTCCCTATTCTCCCGCCAGCCGAGGAGGCTGCCGGGCACCGAGCGACGCCTATTCGGTTATGAATCGTTGCGAGTCTAGCCCAGCATCCCCAGACGCGCTAGCCGCGCTGGTCACGCCGTCGAGACCCGCGCACGGGGGCTGTGCATCACCTGGAGAGAGATTGCCTAGAAGAGACTGCCTATCGCATCTCGCATGGTACCTGCGCCGTGCTCGGCCAGGAAGTCGTTGACCGTCATGTAGATGGCCGGGTCGAGCGGGCTTCCCAGCAACTCCAGCGCTTCGAGGATCGCGTCAAGCAGGATCCCGTGGTCGACGAGCAGTGGTAGCAGTGACTCGTCGACTCGCGTCCCTCCCGCCGAGCAAAGCCGGCGACGACCCTGTGGCGTGTGAACGACGATGCCCTCGCAGTCGCGCACTTCGCCGAGGAACTCGATGCCGAAGACTCCCTGCGAGCTGTCGAACAAGCGCCGATACGACCGCCCAGTGAACTCGTAGCCGCCCGCGCGCTGCAGCATCTCGAGGCTCTCACCCGTGCGGAATGGTTTCACCGGCAGCTCGTTGAGCAGCTCTCGGAGGTTGGCGATCTCGATGAGCTCGCGATCCGTCAGCCCGTCGCGCAGGAGCGTGAGCGCAACAGTGGCCTCGGCGTCGGAGTTCGCCGAAAGAAGAGAGGAGACCAGCTCGAAGTCGACGTTTGCCGCGGCGAGGGTCTGCATGACACGCCGTGTCGTGGCCACTTGCGCTTCCCTTCCCGTAAGCACCGGCCGGCCCAGGGCGCGACACCAGTGGTTGGCACCCCTTCCCGGATGCCACCTCTTATGTCGGCAGTTGGACACACAAACTTGGTGACCGAACTCACACGGCCAACGAGCGTGCGGCTCCGGGCTACTGGGCGGGCAGCT contains the following coding sequences:
- a CDS encoding ATP-binding cassette domain-containing protein, translated to MSLQRADGEHPAAGVAAPAAPGSAAAHVADPAAIAYVGADVGYAHERVVCAATLAVEAGEVVGLVGPNGAGKSTLLRAVTGDAELLGGSLLLSGRDARSMQPIERARLVGVVPQQVTAAFSVPAREFVAMGRHPHLTRFAAPSDVDDAIVERVMRLTDTLRLAEKPTDALSGGDLQRLALAQALAQEPSVLLLDEPVSHLDLNHSMQILDLTRSLADEGMAVLAVFHDLDLAARYADRVAVVADGRLGPVGSPAEVITTAMLRDVFGVRAVVGTDVVTGAVSVTPVLREESVAGEPRGRVLVVGGSGVAASLMRRLVLCGWHVSAGALNTGDADQLVAEALRVEHVELPPFAPMDADAESRVRALADGSDVIVIAEVPFGHGNVANLRAAVESGRRLVLVGSVDGRDFTGGEAATLWHNAVASGAQIATDLDVAFHRLECL
- a CDS encoding iron ABC transporter permease, producing MASLVVGLMAAMVAGVAWGAVYVPPADALAALGRALHGGGGGLADTLIVQVRLPRVLLAALVGASLAGAGTLYQALFRNPLADPYILGVSSGAGLGAMIALTATAGATAMRFGVVPLAAFAGALLTMMLVVRLASLGGRLEATSLLLAGVALSYTLAAITSFVMVFAHQQMAAIVYWMMGGLGAASWEYIWMIAPMFVIGIIVPLLSTRELNLMLLGDERAGHLGLSVERFKLVILATASLLTAAAVAVSGLIGFVGLMTPHMVRLVLGPDHRRLLPASLLAGAIVLVLADLVARTILAPVEIPVGIVTAVLGGPFFIWLLIRGRRA
- a CDS encoding ABC transporter substrate-binding protein, with the protein product MTRTTRTARALLIATIFAALAAIALTGCASNSGSSSATPAATSANAAGFPVTITDDASRSITVKAEPKRIVSLAPANTEILFALGLGSEVVGVTSYDDYPSQVASITKVGDFAGPNIEAVAAAKPDLILATSGVQADVVKKLEALGATVVVLDPQSLPGVYADIERVGKVTGSSDKASTLLDGMKADIQSIEAAVAASPTVSTFIEIGQNPLFTAGQGTLMDELITLAGGTNVVTQPGYVSFSSEQLIKANPSVYLATKGSSSDPSSIERRPGYSAISAIKNNRVVILDDSIVSRGGPRIVEGLKAIALALHPGIQLH